In Bacteroidia bacterium, the following proteins share a genomic window:
- a CDS encoding aldehyde dehydrogenase family protein: MPRLNILKTYKIYIGGQFPRTESGRFYEVFSPSNKLIANVCLSSRKDFRNSVAAASNAWLSWSGKTAYNRGQILYRIAEMLESRSPQFIEELQTLGFSKTQAIKEVEQSVDKLVYYAGWADKYQQIFSSINPVASPFFNFSVLEPTGVISVIAPEESPLLGLVSLISSIIVGGNTCIVLASEKLPLSAVSFAEVLHSSDVPGGVVNILTGKTKELLSHMCSHLEVKGICYARKSYSEIKELEELATLNVKRVVLFNQITDWSSETTNSPYTIKDFQETKTTWHPIENIGTSGNKY, translated from the coding sequence ATGCCAAGATTAAATATTTTGAAAACCTATAAAATCTATATTGGAGGTCAGTTTCCTCGAACTGAGTCTGGAAGATTTTATGAAGTATTTTCTCCGTCAAATAAACTAATAGCAAATGTTTGTTTAAGCAGCAGAAAAGATTTTAGGAATTCGGTTGCGGCGGCATCTAATGCATGGTTAAGTTGGTCCGGTAAAACGGCATACAATAGGGGTCAAATCCTTTATCGAATTGCAGAAATGCTTGAATCAAGATCACCTCAATTTATTGAGGAATTACAGACCTTAGGCTTTTCTAAAACTCAAGCAATAAAAGAGGTAGAACAATCTGTTGATAAACTAGTATATTATGCAGGTTGGGCTGATAAATACCAGCAAATTTTTAGTTCAATCAATCCTGTTGCTTCTCCCTTTTTCAATTTTTCTGTATTAGAACCAACAGGTGTCATTTCAGTTATTGCTCCGGAAGAATCGCCCCTTTTAGGTTTAGTTAGCCTGATTTCATCCATTATTGTAGGAGGAAACACCTGCATTGTTTTAGCCTCTGAAAAACTTCCTTTAAGTGCCGTATCCTTTGCGGAGGTTCTTCATAGCAGTGATGTACCGGGAGGTGTAGTAAATATTCTAACAGGAAAAACGAAAGAACTACTTTCACACATGTGTAGTCATTTGGAAGTAAAAGGGATATGTTATGCTCGGAAAAGCTATTCTGAAATTAAAGAATTAGAAGAACTTGCCACGCTTAATGTAAAAAGAGTAGTTTTATTTAATCAAATAACCGATTGGAGTTCAGAAACAACCAATTCCCCATATACTATTAAAGACTTTCAAGAAACCAAAACTACCTGGCATCCAATTGAAAATATTGGAACTTCAGGAAATAAATACTAG
- a CDS encoding AAA family ATPase: MVNFKNDAEAIDAFGNKYKNLRNEISKVIVGQDQVVEMVLISIFSKGHCLLVGVPGLAKTLLINTIANSLGLSYNRIQFTPDLMPSDITGTEILDETRHFKFIKGPLFANIILADEINRTPPKTQSALLEAMQEQAVTVSGKRYDLDKPFFVLATQNPIEQEGTYPLPEAQLDRFMFNIWLDYPTLNEEINIVKQTTANHRIELSKILTSEEIVYFQDLIRRIPVADNVVEYAVKLSTKTRPNTEHSTEMVNKYLSWGAGPRASQFLVIGAKCHAAIRGKYSPDIEDVKAVATSILRHRIVRNYRAEADNISLEKIIDNLL; the protein is encoded by the coding sequence ATGGTTAACTTCAAAAATGATGCAGAAGCAATTGACGCTTTTGGTAACAAATACAAAAATTTAAGAAACGAAATTTCAAAAGTCATTGTTGGTCAGGACCAAGTAGTGGAAATGGTTTTAATTAGTATATTCAGCAAAGGACATTGTTTACTTGTTGGAGTACCTGGATTGGCAAAAACACTTTTAATAAATACCATTGCCAATTCCTTGGGATTAAGCTACAATAGAATTCAATTTACACCAGACTTAATGCCAAGTGATATTACAGGAACGGAAATTTTGGATGAAACCAGGCATTTTAAATTTATCAAAGGTCCACTCTTTGCAAATATTATTTTGGCTGATGAAATAAACAGAACACCTCCTAAGACGCAAAGTGCATTGTTAGAAGCAATGCAAGAACAGGCTGTAACTGTTTCAGGAAAAAGATATGATTTAGACAAACCCTTTTTTGTTTTAGCCACTCAAAATCCTATTGAACAAGAAGGTACATATCCGCTTCCGGAAGCCCAATTGGATCGATTTATGTTTAATATTTGGTTAGATTACCCAACTTTAAACGAAGAGATTAACATTGTTAAACAAACTACGGCAAACCACCGAATAGAACTCTCCAAAATTCTTACAAGTGAGGAGATTGTTTATTTTCAAGATTTAATAAGAAGAATTCCGGTGGCAGATAATGTGGTAGAATATGCTGTAAAACTTAGCACAAAAACCCGCCCTAACACTGAACATTCTACTGAAATGGTCAATAAGTACCTAAGTTGGGGGGCAGGTCCAAGAGCAAGCCAATTTTTAGTAATTGGAGCAAAATGCCATGCAGCAATAAGAGGTAAATACTCACCAGACATAGAGGATGTTAAAGCAGTTGCAACTTCCATATTAAGGCACAGGATTGTAAGAAACTACCGTGCCGAAGCAGATAATATAAGTTTGGAAAAAATAATTGATAATCTTTTATAG
- a CDS encoding peptidylprolyl isomerase, which produces MKIILKNTPILFLLTIMMVCLKPLSLYAQPSPMIADKIVAIVGGHIILLSEVESQYQQVVQQGMPTDQNTRCTLLEDQLFQRLLLNQAEHDSLVVSDDQIDDEMTRRIRFFIQQIGSQEKLEEFYGKSLVEIKADFKELIKDQLLSQQMQQKITGDAKVSPAEVRQFFNEIPKDSLPYINSEVEVGQIVAMPKFNSEEKKIAKDKAEDLRQRVLNGENFGSLAVLYSQDPGTAANSGELGFFERGQMVPEFDSWAFRLKGNGISEVFETEYGFHFMQLIERRGEMVNVRHILITPQMSQETVSKSKNKLDSVYADLKAGKYTFEKAAEKFSDDENTKNNGGLLQNPSSGNSKFEEDQLNTIDPLLLSAINELEPGQFTKPIASKDERGRNSYKIYYLKSRTAPHVANMRDDYQRLQEAALSEKKQKLIREWIKKHSQDLYVKIDPDYKNCVFDNNWIKETN; this is translated from the coding sequence ATGAAAATAATCCTAAAAAATACACCAATTTTATTTTTACTCACCATTATGATGGTTTGTCTAAAGCCTCTAAGCTTATACGCGCAACCTTCACCAATGATTGCAGATAAAATTGTTGCGATAGTGGGTGGACATATCATTCTTTTAAGCGAAGTAGAATCACAATACCAACAGGTGGTTCAACAAGGAATGCCTACAGATCAAAACACTCGTTGTACTTTGTTGGAAGATCAATTATTCCAACGCTTACTTTTAAATCAAGCAGAACATGATAGCTTAGTAGTAAGTGATGATCAAATTGATGATGAGATGACAAGAAGGATACGTTTTTTTATCCAACAAATTGGTTCTCAAGAAAAACTGGAAGAATTTTATGGAAAATCTCTAGTTGAAATTAAAGCGGATTTCAAGGAACTAATAAAAGATCAATTATTATCGCAGCAAATGCAGCAAAAAATCACCGGAGATGCAAAAGTTTCACCTGCGGAGGTTAGACAGTTTTTCAATGAAATCCCAAAAGACAGTTTGCCATACATCAATTCAGAAGTTGAAGTTGGACAAATAGTTGCAATGCCTAAATTTAATTCAGAGGAGAAAAAAATTGCAAAAGATAAGGCAGAGGATTTAAGGCAGAGAGTTCTTAATGGAGAAAATTTTGGATCATTAGCTGTACTTTATTCCCAAGATCCAGGAACTGCAGCGAATAGCGGTGAACTTGGCTTTTTTGAACGAGGTCAAATGGTACCTGAATTTGATAGTTGGGCTTTCAGATTAAAAGGGAATGGCATTTCAGAAGTTTTTGAAACGGAATATGGATTCCATTTTATGCAGCTAATTGAACGAAGAGGAGAAATGGTTAACGTAAGACATATCTTAATTACACCTCAAATGTCACAAGAGACTGTAAGTAAATCCAAAAATAAATTAGACTCCGTTTATGCTGATTTAAAAGCAGGCAAATATACTTTTGAGAAAGCTGCAGAAAAATTTTCGGACGATGAGAATACCAAAAACAATGGCGGTCTATTGCAGAATCCGAGTTCAGGAAACTCTAAATTTGAAGAAGATCAATTAAATACGATTGATCCACTGCTATTATCAGCCATTAATGAATTAGAGCCAGGTCAATTCACCAAACCAATTGCATCAAAGGATGAAAGAGGAAGGAATTCCTATAAAATATACTATTTGAAATCTAGAACAGCACCGCATGTTGCAAATATGCGAGATGATTACCAAAGGTTACAAGAAGCTGCTTTGTCTGAGAAAAAACAAAAACTTATACGAGAATGGATAAAAAAGCACTCCCAGGATTTATATGTAAAGATTGATCCTGACTACAAAAACTGTGTATTCGATAACAATTGGATTAAAGAAACTAATTAA
- a CDS encoding peptidylprolyl isomerase encodes MKKISPIFILTICLSTISAFSQSGSDPVVLTVGDSKVTRSEFETVYRKNNKETSGDLQKALEEYMELYINFRMKVKEAEEAKLDTGKAFKDELAGYRKQLSQPYLVDKEVSDKLLKEAYDRQKTDVKASHILIKCEQNALPKDTLAAFNKALEIRKKVLAGEKFEDLAKKYSEDPSAKDNGGDLGYFTSMQMVYPFENAAYNTPVGQVSQPVRTKYGYHILKIFDKRDAQGQVLAAHIMVKVAKDAKPEDTAAFRTKINEIYQKLVAGGDFKDLAKQFSDDKQSATKGGELPWFGTGRMVPEFEKAAFALKNNGDYSTPFKTSYGWHIVKRLDRKGIPSFEEQKNDLKQKVSKDSRSQLSKESIIARVKKEYGFSEDLKKRDEFVSVVDTNVFKGLWKIESAKNLKSFLFKIGDKQYTQTDFATFISKHQAKRSAIDMGVYIGSLYKQFVDESCIAFEDTKLEGKYADFRNLMKEYRDGILLFDLTDKKVWSKAVKDSIGLKAYYENNKSNYMWEERLDATIYTCKDAEVAKKVREQLMKQNKSGKPSDEEIKAELNKDSQLNLKVETGKFIKGEMDVLESVKWEPGISPDIAFNGQIVVVNVKGKVAPTPKTLNEAKGLVTADYQVYLEKEWIDSLRKKYPFQVNKDVLFSIK; translated from the coding sequence ATGAAGAAAATTTCACCCATATTCATCTTAACAATTTGTTTATCAACGATTTCAGCATTTTCCCAATCAGGTTCAGATCCGGTTGTACTTACAGTTGGGGATAGCAAGGTTACCCGTTCTGAATTTGAAACGGTATACAGGAAAAATAACAAGGAAACTTCAGGCGACCTTCAAAAAGCATTGGAAGAGTACATGGAATTGTACATTAATTTCCGTATGAAAGTTAAAGAAGCTGAAGAAGCAAAATTAGATACCGGCAAAGCGTTCAAAGATGAGTTAGCGGGTTATCGCAAGCAACTTTCACAGCCTTACTTAGTAGACAAAGAAGTATCTGATAAACTTTTAAAGGAAGCTTATGATCGTCAAAAAACGGATGTAAAAGCCTCCCATATTTTAATTAAATGTGAACAGAATGCGCTACCTAAAGACACCTTAGCCGCATTTAATAAAGCCTTGGAAATTCGTAAAAAAGTATTGGCCGGTGAGAAATTTGAAGACTTGGCTAAGAAGTATAGTGAAGACCCATCTGCAAAGGATAATGGAGGAGATTTGGGTTATTTCACTTCCATGCAAATGGTTTACCCTTTCGAAAATGCGGCCTACAATACACCGGTTGGGCAGGTATCACAACCAGTAAGAACCAAATACGGCTACCACATTCTAAAGATTTTTGATAAACGTGATGCACAAGGTCAAGTATTAGCTGCCCACATTATGGTTAAGGTGGCAAAAGATGCTAAACCGGAGGATACAGCAGCCTTTAGAACAAAAATTAATGAGATATATCAAAAATTAGTTGCAGGAGGCGATTTCAAAGATTTGGCAAAACAATTTAGTGATGATAAACAAAGTGCAACAAAAGGTGGAGAATTACCTTGGTTTGGAACAGGAAGAATGGTTCCGGAATTTGAAAAAGCTGCATTTGCTTTAAAAAACAATGGCGATTACTCTACTCCATTCAAAACTTCCTATGGTTGGCACATTGTTAAACGTTTGGATAGAAAAGGAATTCCTAGTTTTGAAGAACAAAAAAATGACCTAAAACAAAAAGTTTCTAAAGATTCCCGTTCTCAACTTAGCAAAGAAAGCATCATAGCCCGTGTTAAAAAGGAATATGGATTTAGTGAAGATTTGAAAAAAAGGGATGAATTTGTTTCGGTGGTTGACACCAATGTATTTAAAGGACTTTGGAAAATAGAAAGCGCCAAAAATCTCAAATCATTTTTATTTAAAATCGGTGATAAACAATATACACAAACTGATTTTGCAACTTTTATTTCAAAACATCAGGCAAAACGCTCGGCCATAGATATGGGTGTTTACATCGGCAGTTTATATAAACAATTTGTAGACGAAAGTTGTATTGCCTTTGAAGACACCAAACTAGAAGGTAAATACGCAGATTTCCGTAATTTGATGAAAGAGTACAGAGACGGAATTTTATTGTTTGATTTAACTGATAAAAAAGTTTGGTCCAAGGCTGTTAAAGATTCTATTGGGTTAAAAGCTTATTATGAAAACAATAAGAGCAATTACATGTGGGAAGAGCGTTTGGATGCCACCATTTACACTTGCAAAGATGCTGAAGTTGCAAAGAAGGTACGCGAACAATTGATGAAACAAAATAAATCAGGCAAACCAAGTGATGAAGAAATAAAAGCTGAATTAAACAAAGACAGCCAGCTAAATTTAAAAGTAGAAACCGGAAAATTCATAAAAGGAGAAATGGATGTTTTGGAATCTGTTAAATGGGAACCTGGAATTTCACCGGACATTGCCTTTAACGGTCAAATTGTTGTTGTAAATGTTAAAGGGAAAGTAGCTCCAACTCCAAAAACATTAAATGAAGCTAAGGGATTAGTAACTGCTGACTACCAAGTATATCTAGAAAAAGAGTGGATAGATTCATTAAGAAAAAAATATCCATTCCAAGTTAATAAAGACGTGTTATTTTCGATTAAGTGA
- a CDS encoding sulfate adenylyltransferase subunit CysN: MEILKFITAGSVDDGKSTLIGRLLYETGNIPKDEFNFISSKYLTANGQPDFSRFTDGLADERAKGITIDVAYRYFFTTNRKYVIADSPGHKEFTRNMFTAASNADLAIILVDGLCGVTEQTKRHSYIVDFLGIKQLIYAVNKMDLLDYQEAEFISIQSDLLALSNELNSSPVVIPISALNGENLVVKSNKMNWYAGPTLLTCLENSNPKTSTGNAAAMWVQHASKVDNKWIAMGKVLQGSFSLGNIVKLPGDVPVNILSAWKAGSYCENLLAQEAASLKLESEVSIERGDLLVNGNLDICWEDRIKVRCCYFSENPARIHSVFWIKVAGMVVKGEIDSIFQRYAIDTGVLEENVESIELNDFVWLELQLDSPILYSLGSIPELSRGILIDPSSNFTAAAFLV; the protein is encoded by the coding sequence GTGGAAATTTTAAAGTTTATTACCGCAGGTAGTGTTGATGATGGTAAAAGTACGCTTATTGGAAGGCTTCTTTACGAAACCGGAAATATACCCAAGGATGAGTTCAATTTTATTTCTTCCAAGTATTTAACTGCCAATGGACAACCTGATTTTTCAAGATTTACCGATGGTTTAGCCGATGAGAGAGCTAAAGGTATTACCATCGATGTTGCTTATCGCTATTTCTTTACCACGAATAGAAAGTACGTAATTGCTGATTCTCCGGGACATAAAGAGTTTACCAGAAATATGTTCACGGCTGCATCCAATGCTGATCTTGCAATTATCCTGGTAGACGGACTTTGTGGTGTTACCGAACAAACAAAGAGACATAGTTATATTGTTGATTTTCTTGGTATTAAGCAACTAATATATGCTGTTAATAAAATGGATTTATTGGACTATCAAGAAGCGGAATTTATTTCGATTCAATCCGATTTATTGGCGCTTTCCAATGAGTTAAATAGTAGTCCGGTTGTAATCCCTATTTCTGCATTGAACGGCGAGAACTTAGTTGTTAAAAGTAATAAAATGAATTGGTATGCTGGACCAACTCTATTAACTTGTCTGGAGAATTCTAATCCAAAAACCTCCACAGGTAATGCGGCTGCAATGTGGGTGCAACATGCAAGTAAGGTTGATAACAAGTGGATTGCCATGGGTAAAGTGCTTCAAGGCAGTTTTTCTTTGGGAAATATAGTGAAGTTGCCGGGGGATGTTCCGGTTAATATTCTATCTGCCTGGAAAGCCGGTAGTTATTGTGAAAATCTTTTAGCTCAAGAAGCAGCCTCGTTGAAACTTGAATCGGAAGTTAGTATTGAAAGGGGGGATTTGTTGGTGAACGGCAACTTGGATATTTGTTGGGAGGATAGAATTAAGGTTAGATGCTGTTATTTTTCAGAGAATCCGGCCAGAATTCATTCTGTTTTTTGGATTAAAGTAGCTGGAATGGTGGTGAAAGGGGAAATAGATTCTATTTTCCAAAGGTATGCTATTGATACCGGTGTTTTGGAGGAAAATGTGGAATCCATTGAATTAAATGATTTTGTTTGGCTCGAACTGCAATTGGATAGTCCTATACTTTATTCTCTAGGTTCGATTCCTGAATTAAGCAGGGGAATCCTCATCGATCCGAGCTCTAATTTTACCGCAGCAGCTTTTCTAGTTTAA
- a CDS encoding LysM peptidoglycan-binding domain-containing protein: MVKKIVMLALGGILALHQLATAQVQSLVRFVEDDPIISVLDSLSTLKFFRNSTFTTDRNILNIYKFPVDSVPKYDDFIYQYRISKLNAKSPFHLVYNSAVKQYIDAYSIRKRDLVPRLLGLSQQYFPLFEEQLDKYNLPLELKYLAIVESALNPIATSKSGARGLWQFMYQTGKIYNLDVTSYVDQRCDPYLATIAACEYFKYLYDMFGNWELVLAAYNGGPGTVNKAIRRAGGKMNYWEIRPYLPVETQGYVPAFFAVNYIMNYASEHNLFPISPRVFHYEVDTVVVRDRVTFEALSNALDIPMEDIQYLNPMYRRLVIPPPQSNSEPFTLVLPISKIGKFLSNEASVYEYSKEIENVAFASNKEFESVEVQKKHKVKKGETMTRIAARYKCTVYDIKTWNNLKKNSVHTGQVLTIYVNKKVEVAKPESKPTTTDAPGQVAENTESKSIPANAIEETVETKLENPSKPVSSTPKSKFVTVKKGDTLFRIATENNLSLDELLKLNDLHRNSTLKIGQRLRVG, translated from the coding sequence ATGGTAAAAAAGATAGTTATGTTGGCTTTGGGCGGGATATTAGCCCTTCATCAATTGGCCACAGCACAGGTTCAGTCCCTCGTTCGATTTGTTGAAGATGATCCGATTATTTCGGTTCTAGATAGCCTTTCTACTTTGAAGTTTTTTAGGAATTCAACTTTTACAACTGATCGAAATATATTAAATATCTACAAATTTCCTGTAGATTCGGTTCCTAAGTATGATGACTTTATTTATCAATACCGAATTTCTAAACTGAATGCCAAATCTCCTTTTCATTTGGTTTATAATAGCGCAGTTAAGCAGTATATCGACGCGTATTCGATAAGGAAAAGGGATTTAGTGCCACGATTGCTTGGTCTATCTCAACAGTACTTTCCCTTGTTTGAAGAACAATTGGATAAGTATAACTTGCCTTTGGAATTGAAATACCTTGCCATTGTGGAGTCTGCTTTAAATCCTATTGCAACTTCAAAATCAGGAGCGAGAGGTCTTTGGCAATTTATGTATCAAACAGGGAAAATTTATAACCTCGACGTTACTTCTTATGTAGATCAACGTTGCGACCCTTATTTGGCAACTATTGCAGCTTGTGAGTACTTTAAGTATTTATACGATATGTTTGGAAATTGGGAATTGGTTTTGGCAGCCTATAACGGTGGACCAGGTACAGTTAACAAAGCTATTCGCAGAGCGGGAGGTAAAATGAACTATTGGGAAATTCGTCCTTACCTTCCAGTAGAAACTCAAGGGTATGTGCCTGCCTTCTTTGCAGTGAATTACATTATGAATTATGCCTCCGAGCATAATTTATTCCCGATTTCTCCGCGTGTTTTTCATTACGAAGTGGATACTGTTGTAGTACGTGACCGTGTTACCTTTGAAGCATTGAGTAATGCTTTGGATATTCCAATGGAGGATATTCAATACCTCAATCCAATGTACAGACGTCTGGTAATTCCTCCTCCTCAAAGTAATTCAGAGCCTTTTACCTTGGTACTTCCAATTTCTAAAATTGGCAAATTTCTTAGTAATGAGGCTTCCGTTTATGAGTATTCTAAGGAAATTGAAAACGTAGCTTTCGCTAGCAATAAGGAGTTTGAAAGTGTAGAAGTACAAAAGAAACATAAAGTGAAAAAAGGGGAAACAATGACCCGTATTGCCGCCCGATATAAATGTACTGTCTACGATATTAAAACCTGGAATAACCTAAAGAAAAACAGCGTTCATACCGGGCAGGTACTTACCATCTATGTTAATAAGAAAGTGGAAGTGGCAAAACCGGAATCCAAACCTACTACTACCGATGCACCGGGGCAAGTGGCTGAAAATACTGAATCCAAATCAATTCCGGCAAATGCCATAGAAGAAACTGTTGAAACAAAACTGGAAAATCCTTCTAAACCCGTTTCAAGCACTCCAAAATCAAAATTTGTAACAGTTAAAAAAGGTGATACTCTTTTTAGAATTGCAACAGAGAATAACCTAAGCCTCGACGAACTTTTGAAATTAAATGATTTGCACCGAAATTCAACCTTGAAAATTGGTCAAAGATTAAGGGTTGGATAA
- a CDS encoding U32 family peptidase, whose translation MDTRPQLLAPVGSFEALHAAIQAGADAIYFGVEQLNMRTKSVPTITLDDMAEVAGLCKKNGVRSYLTLNTIVYDHDIVLAQEIVKTCKETGIDAIIASDFAVFEMCKRYGMPLHISTQANVSNIEAVSFFAQFADVVVLARELTLTQVAKITQEIKRRKITGPSGELIKIEVFVHGALCMAVSGKCYLSLHEKNASANRGACVQNCRRPYEVIDKETGNVLEIDNEYIMSPKDLCAIDFVDQLIQAGVAVFKIEGRGKSADYVYTTTECYKEAIDSVMEGSYTKEKVEVWKEKLASVYNRGFWEGYFMGKKLGEWTEKHPGSKATEKKVYIARGTKYYPKLEVAEFEIETGQIKKGDTIMVIGRDTGYDKIQLVSLFVNGQEAENAVKGDKITFKYNKGIRKNDKLYKVVAEHA comes from the coding sequence ATGGATACAAGACCCCAATTATTAGCTCCGGTAGGTTCATTTGAAGCCTTACACGCAGCCATTCAGGCAGGAGCTGATGCAATTTATTTTGGAGTAGAACAATTAAATATGCGAACCAAATCAGTGCCCACCATCACTTTAGATGATATGGCTGAAGTAGCAGGTTTGTGCAAAAAAAATGGGGTAAGATCCTATTTAACCCTGAATACCATCGTTTATGATCATGATATAGTACTAGCCCAGGAAATTGTAAAAACCTGCAAGGAAACAGGTATAGATGCCATAATTGCCTCTGATTTTGCAGTATTTGAAATGTGCAAACGATATGGAATGCCCTTGCATATTTCTACCCAGGCCAATGTTTCAAACATAGAAGCGGTTAGTTTTTTTGCACAGTTTGCAGATGTAGTGGTTTTGGCTAGAGAACTTACATTAACCCAGGTTGCCAAAATAACCCAGGAAATAAAACGAAGGAAAATTACAGGACCTAGCGGAGAATTGATAAAAATTGAAGTATTTGTACATGGAGCTTTGTGCATGGCTGTTTCAGGAAAATGCTATTTGAGTTTGCATGAAAAAAATGCATCTGCAAACCGTGGAGCTTGTGTTCAAAATTGCCGTAGGCCCTATGAAGTAATAGATAAGGAAACCGGAAACGTACTAGAAATTGACAATGAATATATCATGTCGCCAAAAGACCTTTGTGCCATAGATTTTGTTGATCAGTTAATACAAGCCGGGGTTGCCGTTTTTAAGATTGAAGGAAGAGGAAAGTCGGCCGATTATGTATATACAACTACAGAGTGTTATAAAGAGGCTATTGATTCAGTGATGGAAGGTAGTTACACCAAAGAAAAGGTAGAAGTTTGGAAGGAGAAATTAGCTTCAGTATATAACCGAGGATTTTGGGAAGGGTATTTCATGGGAAAAAAACTGGGTGAATGGACAGAAAAACATCCGGGTTCTAAAGCTACTGAGAAGAAAGTTTACATTGCGAGAGGGACCAAATATTACCCCAAATTAGAGGTTGCTGAATTTGAAATAGAAACCGGACAAATAAAAAAAGGTGACACCATTATGGTAATAGGCAGAGATACCGGTTATGATAAAATCCAATTAGTTTCTCTTTTTGTGAACGGCCAAGAGGCAGAAAATGCCGTCAAGGGTGACAAAATCACTTTTAAGTATAATAAGGGAATCCGGAAGAATGACAAATTGTATAAAGTTGTAGCAGAGCATGCCTAA